A portion of the Paenibacillus hamazuiensis genome contains these proteins:
- a CDS encoding DUF3473 domain-containing protein, translating to MASIFTVDVEDWYQTNGLNIEPSSWSSYEDRVYRNTMKVLELLGRFGVSATFFVLGCVAQKHPGLVREIQRAGHEIGSHGGWHQMVNRMSLRQFRDDLRFSIDVLQYITGEPVRYYRAPSWSISPDRYAALSIMEEEGIVCDSSLQPFRTPLSGNKGVPVHPFRPVVDGRRLNLLEIPSTVLKWGGATIPFSGGFYLRFWPSWFSSWALRHVHSTRVGMIYIHPWELDPDFPRLKNLPPLIQLAQYYNLRSMEKKVATLLEHYSFTTMGQFIAAHSFPEFELHSLQRSGVPEPGHEGIRP from the coding sequence ATGGCGAGCATTTTTACCGTAGACGTGGAAGATTGGTACCAGACGAACGGGCTGAACATTGAGCCCTCGTCCTGGTCTTCCTACGAAGACCGCGTGTATCGCAATACGATGAAAGTGCTCGAGCTGCTGGGCCGTTTTGGGGTTAGTGCCACTTTTTTCGTGCTGGGCTGTGTCGCTCAAAAACATCCCGGGCTGGTGCGGGAAATTCAAAGAGCCGGCCATGAAATCGGGTCGCACGGCGGATGGCATCAGATGGTCAACCGCATGTCGTTAAGGCAGTTTCGGGACGACCTGAGGTTCTCGATCGATGTGCTCCAATATATTACGGGCGAGCCGGTGCGGTATTATCGGGCACCCTCGTGGTCTATTTCTCCTGACCGGTACGCAGCGCTTTCGATCATGGAGGAGGAGGGCATCGTTTGCGACTCCAGTTTACAGCCGTTTCGCACTCCGCTATCCGGCAACAAAGGCGTGCCCGTTCATCCGTTTCGTCCGGTCGTCGATGGGAGACGGCTAAATTTGCTGGAAATTCCGTCCACCGTGCTGAAATGGGGCGGGGCGACGATTCCGTTTTCCGGAGGTTTTTACCTCCGCTTCTGGCCGTCCTGGTTTTCCTCCTGGGCGTTGAGACACGTCCATTCCACGCGGGTAGGGATGATTTATATTCATCCGTGGGAGCTCGATCCGGATTTCCCCCGGCTGAAAAACTTGCCGCCGCTGATTCAGCTCGCGCAATATTACAACCTGCGGTCGATGGAGAAAAAGGTAGCGACTTTGCTGGAGCATTACTCATTTACGACGATGGGGCAATTTATCGCAGCTCATTCGTTTCCTGAATTCGAGCTTCATTCGCTGCAGAGAAGCGGCGTGCCCGAGCCGGGGCATGAGGGGATACGGCCATGA
- the pelF gene encoding GT4 family glycosyltransferase PelF — translation MRDKILVMLSTEGTYPFHQGGVSTWCDILVKKLVDVDYVVYSILMDPFVTQKFALPSQTGLVKMPLWGTEEPSEHLSTPFSQNYLAKKRTTRKIVREQFIPLFCELIEEIIAIQKDPHRLARIMLALHLYFEEYDYKESFKAEETWETYKQIIFRHHADGANKLARPDLYCLIQSLGWVYRFMNILNTPVPDVHVTHSSAAAFCGIPCVLAKMKNGTPFLLTEHGIYLREQYLSIGKREYSSYLNTFLVRLVLSITSLNYTFADQVSPVCQYNTRWETRFQVPPERIQVIYNGVDKNVFVEAPHGAQERPTVVTVARIDPLKDILTLIKAAAMTKAKIPDVKFIIYGSVSVPSYYEECLALREQLELTETVIFAGHTSNMSAAYQSGDVIALTSISEAFPYSVVEAMMTGKPCISTDVGGIREALGETGILVNPRDFEALSEGLVKLLKNPDLRAALGQEGRERALSYFTLERVLELHWKSYVKLALGASDAALVQEKEDESQSRESRLHRQRVLAEKAYSFMAGGQYRDAIRYFNLALMEEPGSPSSPVLLMEIAESYNQLGEFDKVFATMEKQAALAYLIEHRSA, via the coding sequence ATGCGCGATAAAATACTCGTGATGCTTTCAACGGAAGGGACATACCCGTTTCACCAAGGCGGCGTGAGCACCTGGTGCGACATCCTTGTCAAAAAGCTGGTCGACGTCGATTATGTCGTTTACAGCATTTTGATGGATCCGTTTGTCACCCAGAAATTTGCGCTGCCCTCCCAAACGGGACTCGTTAAAATGCCTCTGTGGGGGACCGAAGAGCCTAGCGAGCATTTGTCCACGCCGTTCTCTCAAAACTATTTGGCGAAAAAGCGGACCACCCGCAAAATCGTTCGTGAGCAGTTTATCCCGTTATTTTGCGAGCTGATCGAGGAGATTATCGCCATTCAGAAAGATCCGCATCGGCTCGCCCGCATCATGCTGGCGCTTCATTTATATTTTGAAGAGTACGACTACAAGGAGAGCTTCAAAGCGGAAGAGACGTGGGAGACTTACAAGCAGATCATTTTTCGCCATCATGCCGATGGGGCCAACAAACTGGCGAGACCTGACTTGTACTGTTTGATTCAAAGTCTCGGCTGGGTATACCGGTTTATGAATATTTTGAACACGCCGGTTCCCGACGTCCATGTGACGCATTCCTCGGCAGCTGCGTTCTGCGGCATTCCGTGCGTGCTTGCCAAGATGAAAAACGGAACTCCGTTTTTGCTGACGGAGCACGGGATTTATTTACGGGAGCAGTACTTGTCAATCGGCAAGAGAGAGTATTCGTCATATCTCAATACTTTCCTGGTTCGCCTGGTGTTATCCATCACTTCCCTGAATTATACGTTTGCCGACCAGGTATCGCCCGTCTGCCAATACAACACGCGTTGGGAAACGAGGTTCCAGGTGCCGCCGGAACGGATTCAGGTGATATATAACGGGGTCGATAAAAATGTGTTCGTCGAAGCGCCGCATGGCGCCCAGGAACGGCCGACGGTCGTAACGGTCGCGCGGATCGATCCGCTGAAGGACATCTTGACATTGATCAAAGCGGCGGCCATGACCAAAGCGAAAATTCCCGACGTAAAGTTTATCATTTACGGTTCGGTGTCGGTGCCTTCCTACTACGAGGAATGCCTGGCGCTCAGGGAACAGCTCGAATTGACGGAAACGGTTATTTTCGCCGGACATACGTCCAACATGTCGGCCGCGTATCAAAGCGGCGATGTCATCGCGCTAACGAGCATTTCCGAAGCGTTCCCTTATTCCGTGGTCGAGGCGATGATGACCGGAAAACCGTGCATCTCCACCGATGTCGGCGGCATTCGCGAAGCGTTGGGCGAAACCGGGATTCTCGTAAATCCGCGCGATTTCGAAGCGTTGTCGGAAGGTCTGGTCAAGCTGCTGAAAAATCCGGACCTTCGCGCAGCGCTCGGTCAGGAAGGCCGCGAGCGTGCGCTCAGTTATTTCACGCTGGAGCGGGTGCTGGAGCTTCACTGGAAGAGCTACGTCAAGCTGGCGCTCGGAGCAAGCGATGCGGCTCTTGTGCAGGAGAAGGAAGACGAATCGCAATCGCGGGAATCCCGTCTGCACCGGCAGCGCGTGTTGGCCGAAAAAGCGTATTCGTTTATGGCCGGCGGCCAGTACCGCGATGCGATCCGGTATTTCAATCTGGCGCTGATGGAGGAGCCGGGTTCCCCGTCCTCGCCGGTGCTGCTGATGGAAATCGCCGAATCGTACAATCAGCTGGGCGAGTTTGACAAGGTGTTCGCAACGATGGAAAAGCAAGCGGCTTTGGCTTATTTGATCGAACACCGCAGCGCGTAA
- a CDS encoding response regulator transcription factor, whose product MASPHILVVDDDPAIVYLISESLKEENYSVLTAFSGREALEIIAKSDISLLILDIMMPEMDGLEVCRTIRSRFAAPIILLSGKDRSLDKVIGLEIGADDYVTKPFHIGELVSRVKAHLRREERGKGERQPTPPAVINFKNLRINKDTFEVYRHSERIELSTKEFQILAYLAENRGRVLTREQIYGAIWGSEYGDISTVTVHIKNLRDKLDPGNRLIKTVWGMGYKFAVDEND is encoded by the coding sequence ATGGCAAGTCCTCATATTTTGGTCGTCGATGACGATCCGGCTATCGTGTATTTGATTTCCGAATCGCTGAAGGAAGAGAATTACAGCGTATTGACCGCCTTTAGCGGGAGGGAAGCGCTCGAAATCATTGCGAAAAGCGACATATCGCTGCTCATCTTGGATATCATGATGCCGGAAATGGACGGCCTTGAGGTATGCCGGACCATCCGCAGCCGGTTTGCCGCTCCTATTATTTTACTAAGCGGCAAAGACAGGAGCCTCGATAAAGTGATCGGCCTGGAAATCGGCGCCGACGATTATGTGACCAAGCCGTTCCACATCGGCGAGCTCGTTTCCCGCGTCAAGGCGCATCTTCGCCGGGAGGAGCGGGGAAAGGGCGAGCGGCAGCCGACACCGCCGGCGGTGATCAATTTCAAAAACCTTCGCATCAATAAAGATACATTCGAAGTATACAGGCATAGCGAACGGATAGAGCTTTCCACGAAAGAATTTCAGATCCTGGCGTATTTGGCGGAAAACCGCGGCCGAGTTTTGACGAGGGAACAAATCTACGGGGCGATCTGGGGCAGCGAATACGGCGACATCAGCACGGTTACCGTACACATCAAGAACTTGCGCGATAAACTGGATCCCGGAAACCGGCTTATTAAAACCGTTTGGGGAATGGGATACAAATTTGCCGTCGATGAGAACGATTAG
- a CDS encoding peptidoglycan D,D-transpeptidase FtsI family protein, which yields MQTAPELRKYRAFIALLIISAALVALLGRLFYVQLVGARSLTAHKIDLVAGSVLQRESGIILDSGRGDFTDRNGVPLTGKTLNVLIAFPVSREDRGDSRQIEQLAAILKVSPDEWKAFADHIDSPQIWSSHGQTAPASGKPHSGSDTPIGLTDKQVREIEALALPQVKVASYKLRYDDDQIARHVIGFIGQNPEQITRRYVDQFHKGELQLTSKIGGAGLERTLEPWLQGIGTTSISLFTDAAGHPLDGLNTRIVSPENGFYPLKAVTTLDANIQRKIEEVMDRQHIREGAVVVLDAASGDVAAMASRPQYDPRHIDLPGGSWANRAVKATIPGSIFKTVVAAAALEEKVAKPGDTFDCGGALGKYGFTCWKKEGHGHITLREAFAQSCNIAFGLLMERLTGEQLERTAKKLGIGSKVGWSGAWMGQDDFHQWDAEDAGQLFAVGTSKNDEGTLMQTAIGQRDVRVTPLQAANLVVSLLNKGEVKSPRVVQNLLFQNGRMLEKFAPHTLIPAKRGVSAKTANELLAWMNDVVDHGTGKPLGQAKWRIAGKSGTAQVTTGTAPADNQWFIGYGPVEKPRYAVSVVVENVSSGEKNRSLPLFKEVMDVLAALRE from the coding sequence ATGCAAACGGCTCCGGAATTGCGCAAATATCGTGCGTTTATAGCGCTGCTGATTATATCGGCGGCGCTGGTTGCGCTGCTCGGAAGGCTGTTTTATGTGCAGCTTGTCGGGGCGCGAAGTTTGACCGCGCATAAGATTGATCTGGTGGCGGGTTCTGTCTTGCAGAGGGAAAGCGGGATTATATTGGATAGCGGCAGAGGCGACTTTACGGATCGAAACGGGGTTCCGCTCACGGGCAAAACGTTGAATGTGCTGATCGCGTTTCCGGTGAGCCGGGAAGATCGCGGAGACTCCCGACAAATTGAACAATTGGCGGCGATTTTGAAAGTTTCGCCGGATGAGTGGAAAGCTTTTGCTGACCACATCGATAGTCCCCAAATATGGAGCAGCCATGGGCAGACGGCGCCGGCTTCCGGCAAGCCGCACTCCGGTTCCGATACGCCGATCGGCCTGACGGACAAGCAGGTTCGCGAAATCGAAGCGCTGGCGCTGCCACAGGTGAAGGTGGCGTCATACAAGCTGCGTTATGACGACGATCAAATCGCCCGGCATGTCATCGGCTTTATCGGGCAAAATCCGGAGCAAATTACTCGGCGATACGTCGACCAATTCCACAAGGGAGAACTGCAGCTGACGAGCAAAATCGGCGGCGCCGGCCTGGAGAGGACTTTGGAACCGTGGCTTCAAGGGATTGGGACGACATCGATCTCCCTGTTTACGGACGCGGCCGGGCATCCGCTGGATGGGCTGAATACGCGAATCGTTTCTCCGGAAAACGGCTTTTACCCGCTAAAGGCGGTGACGACGCTTGATGCGAACATTCAGCGTAAAATCGAGGAAGTGATGGATCGCCAGCACATCCGCGAAGGCGCCGTCGTTGTGCTGGATGCCGCAAGCGGCGATGTAGCGGCGATGGCCAGCCGCCCGCAGTACGATCCCCGGCACATCGATTTGCCCGGTGGAAGCTGGGCAAACCGCGCCGTCAAAGCGACGATTCCCGGCTCGATTTTCAAAACGGTCGTGGCCGCTGCGGCGCTTGAAGAGAAAGTGGCCAAACCTGGCGATACATTCGATTGCGGGGGAGCTCTGGGCAAATACGGCTTTACCTGCTGGAAAAAAGAGGGTCACGGCCATATTACACTGCGCGAAGCGTTCGCCCAATCGTGCAATATCGCTTTTGGCCTGCTGATGGAACGGCTGACCGGGGAACAGCTCGAGAGAACGGCGAAAAAGCTGGGAATAGGCTCGAAAGTGGGATGGAGCGGCGCATGGATGGGGCAGGACGATTTTCATCAATGGGATGCCGAAGATGCGGGGCAGCTTTTTGCCGTCGGCACTTCGAAAAACGATGAAGGAACATTGATGCAAACGGCTATTGGCCAAAGGGACGTGCGGGTGACGCCACTGCAGGCGGCCAATCTGGTCGTATCTCTCCTGAACAAGGGAGAGGTAAAGTCCCCGAGGGTTGTGCAAAACCTGCTGTTTCAAAACGGCCGGATGCTGGAAAAATTCGCGCCTCATACACTCATTCCGGCAAAGCGAGGCGTATCGGCCAAAACGGCGAACGAGCTGCTGGCATGGATGAACGACGTGGTGGATCACGGTACGGGCAAGCCGCTTGGACAAGCCAAATGGCGTATTGCCGGCAAATCCGGAACGGCGCAGGTAACGACAGGAACGGCCCCTGCCGACAATCAATGGTTTATCGGCTACGGACCGGTGGAGAAGCCCCGTTACGCCGTTTCCGTCGTTGTGGAAAACGTTTCTTCCGGCGAAAAAAACAGGTCGCTTCCGCTGTTCAAGGAAGTGATGGATGTTCTCGCGGCTTTGCGGGAGTAG
- a CDS encoding IS110 family transposase, with protein MDAIRTCCAGLDVHQANVVVCLLKGPLHQKPTKVIREFSTVLSGLLELADWLTEEGCTEIAMESTGIFWQPVYNVLEASCTITLANAAHIKAIKGRKTDMKDAQWIAELHRCDLIRGSFVPPVEIRELRDLTRYRKKLVGHATAERNRILKVLEMANIKLSTFMSDVFGVSGRLMLQALVNGEVIEPAQIADLAKASLRSKIPQLVSALNGRVTKHHRSMIARSLKHLEFLEQSIAELEADMEVYFAPYQRQLELLDSIPGVGEHTAKIILAELGTDMSVFPTEMHLSSWAGLSPGNNESAGKKKVLP; from the coding sequence TTGGATGCGATTCGTACTTGCTGCGCCGGCCTCGATGTTCATCAGGCCAACGTTGTTGTTTGCTTGTTAAAAGGCCCTCTTCATCAAAAGCCGACGAAAGTGATTCGGGAGTTTTCTACGGTACTCTCCGGCCTGCTCGAACTAGCCGACTGGCTCACTGAAGAAGGATGCACAGAGATCGCCATGGAAAGCACCGGCATCTTCTGGCAACCTGTTTACAATGTACTTGAAGCTTCTTGCACCATCACTCTGGCCAACGCTGCCCATATTAAAGCCATCAAAGGCCGTAAAACCGATATGAAAGATGCCCAATGGATCGCAGAACTTCATCGGTGCGATTTAATCCGCGGCAGCTTTGTGCCTCCTGTGGAAATCCGCGAATTGCGAGATTTGACGAGATACCGCAAAAAACTCGTTGGGCACGCTACCGCCGAAAGAAACCGCATCTTGAAGGTTCTCGAGATGGCTAACATTAAGCTCTCCACCTTTATGAGCGATGTTTTTGGCGTTTCCGGCCGTCTCATGCTTCAAGCTCTTGTGAATGGCGAAGTTATTGAACCCGCGCAAATCGCCGATCTTGCCAAAGCCTCTCTGCGCTCCAAGATTCCGCAACTCGTTTCTGCTCTCAATGGTCGCGTCACCAAACACCATCGTTCCATGATCGCTAGATCGCTCAAACATCTCGAATTTCTCGAACAATCCATCGCTGAGTTAGAGGCCGACATGGAAGTATACTTCGCACCGTATCAGCGGCAATTAGAGCTATTGGATAGTATTCCTGGTGTTGGCGAGCATACCGCCAAGATCATCTTGGCTGAACTGGGAACGGATATGTCTGTATTTCCCACGGAGATGCACCTATCTTCTTGGGCAGGGCTTAGTCCGGGCAATAATGAGAGTGCCGGTAAAAAAAAAGTACTACCATAA
- a CDS encoding methyl-accepting chemotaxis protein: protein MKNVRLENPVKSVGMKLFIMFFVSILFFVLTVGLTSYNISKGVIQRKVADASEQTVIQAGQKLDLLYGIYEDLSLQIMLDNDLKKMLDDKETINKSSYDYLQLRKSLSDKLNVFIYSNKTIRSLHLLSKEGEPITSSGSGSFQNSVQNEEWFKKIIDANGKALWLETKPKGYADQSGAPTFAIGRSLKSSSNNNVQAVMLMEIGIDTLGKEVDQINMGEGGITSIATGKNKVVYTENKDLIGADSTTPLTEAALQENSGNLLSAKGDMQIVYYKSAKTDWFLVGAMPVGELVKDAKVIQGMTWLMAFIAAIIAVIIGFVVARQIGRPIVMIRNLMKEGEQGNLRVRTNINRQDEIGQLGASFNQMMEKITALVQQTNLSAQEVLSTSTELSEASKKTAMSAKEIAVATEEIAGGASSLAVESERGNELTAQIGQQMKEVIQSNVQMGTAASEVHKSSEQGIQYMSELIQKTNKTEQMTRSMVEKVDKLKESTRSIRKILEMLNNITKQTNILSLNATIEAARAGAAGKGFMVVADEIRKLADQSRQSIEVVGQITETIQREIDETVGVLSQAYPIFQEQIGSVKEADEIFKQVQDQMGGFINQLEEVTESIQKLDQSQVVLSDAMSNVSAVAEESSATSEEVASLSNEQLNISNGLVKLSEKLEELSNSLKESLSKFTV, encoded by the coding sequence ATGAAAAACGTTCGACTGGAGAACCCGGTGAAATCCGTCGGTATGAAGCTGTTTATTATGTTTTTTGTCAGCATTCTGTTTTTTGTTTTGACGGTGGGATTAACCTCGTACAATATATCCAAAGGCGTCATTCAGCGCAAAGTGGCGGATGCTTCCGAGCAAACCGTCATCCAGGCGGGCCAGAAGCTGGACCTTCTGTACGGCATTTATGAGGATCTTTCGCTGCAGATCATGCTTGATAACGATTTGAAAAAAATGCTTGACGATAAAGAAACGATCAATAAAAGCTCGTACGATTATTTGCAGCTGCGCAAATCTCTTTCCGACAAGCTGAACGTATTCATTTATTCGAATAAAACGATCCGTTCTCTTCATCTTTTATCGAAAGAAGGAGAACCGATCACATCCTCGGGATCGGGCAGCTTCCAAAACAGCGTGCAAAACGAAGAGTGGTTCAAGAAGATCATCGATGCCAACGGGAAAGCGCTTTGGCTCGAGACCAAGCCGAAAGGTTATGCCGACCAATCCGGAGCGCCGACCTTTGCCATCGGACGATCTTTGAAATCGTCGTCGAACAACAATGTGCAGGCTGTGATGCTCATGGAAATCGGCATCGATACGCTGGGCAAGGAAGTCGATCAGATCAATATGGGCGAAGGCGGCATCACGTCAATAGCTACCGGTAAAAACAAGGTGGTTTATACCGAAAACAAAGATCTGATCGGTGCGGATTCGACGACGCCGCTGACGGAAGCTGCGCTGCAGGAAAACAGCGGCAATTTGCTGAGCGCCAAGGGCGACATGCAGATCGTTTATTACAAATCGGCCAAGACGGACTGGTTCCTGGTAGGAGCGATGCCGGTAGGCGAACTCGTTAAAGACGCCAAAGTGATTCAGGGAATGACATGGCTAATGGCCTTTATTGCTGCCATTATTGCCGTTATTATCGGCTTCGTCGTAGCCCGGCAGATCGGAAGGCCGATCGTCATGATTCGCAACCTGATGAAGGAAGGCGAGCAGGGCAACCTTCGCGTCCGCACAAACATCAACCGTCAGGATGAAATCGGGCAGCTCGGCGCGAGCTTCAACCAGATGATGGAGAAAATCACCGCGCTCGTGCAGCAGACGAATTTGTCGGCTCAAGAGGTGCTTTCCACCTCGACCGAGCTGTCGGAAGCTTCAAAGAAAACGGCGATGTCGGCCAAAGAGATTGCCGTGGCGACGGAAGAAATCGCCGGCGGCGCATCCAGTCTGGCCGTCGAGTCGGAGCGCGGCAACGAGCTGACCGCACAAATCGGACAGCAGATGAAAGAGGTCATTCAGTCCAACGTGCAGATGGGTACGGCCGCCTCGGAAGTTCATAAATCCAGTGAGCAAGGGATTCAGTATATGTCCGAGCTCATTCAGAAAACGAACAAAACCGAGCAAATGACCCGTTCCATGGTTGAAAAGGTGGACAAGCTGAAGGAAAGCACGCGTTCCATCCGAAAAATTTTGGAGATGCTTAACAATATCACCAAGCAGACGAACATTTTGTCGCTGAACGCCACGATTGAGGCGGCGAGAGCAGGAGCTGCGGGCAAAGGGTTCATGGTCGTCGCCGACGAGATTCGCAAGCTGGCCGATCAATCCCGCCAATCCATCGAAGTGGTCGGGCAAATCACGGAGACCATTCAACGTGAAATCGACGAGACGGTCGGCGTGCTGTCCCAGGCGTATCCGATCTTCCAGGAGCAAATCGGCTCCGTTAAGGAAGCGGACGAAATCTTCAAGCAGGTTCAAGATCAGATGGGCGGATTCATCAATCAGCTGGAAGAAGTTACCGAATCGATCCAGAAGCTCGATCAGTCTCAGGTCGTGCTGTCCGATGCGATGTCGAACGTCAGCGCGGTAGCGGAAGAATCCTCGGCCACTTCCGAGGAGGTAGCCAGCCTCAGCAACGAGCAGCTTAACATCAGCAACGGTCTCGTTAAGCTTTCCGAGAAGCTGGAGGAGCTGTCCAATTCGCTGAAGGAGTCGTTGTCGAAGTTTACAGTGTAA
- a CDS encoding peptidase U32 family protein — MATLTKEELLGKRVRLEKPELLAPAGSLEKLKFAVHYGADAVYIGGQQYGLRSNADNFSFEEMREGVEFAAKYGAKVFVATNIYAHNEDLAGLEDYLRGIQDAGVAAIIVADPAIIETCKRVAPKLEIHLSTQQSTMNWQAVQFWKNEGVDRVVLAREASMQEINEIKKNVDIEIEVFVHGAMCSSYSGRCVLSNHFTDRDSNRGGCCQSCRWKYDLFTSEEDAVQPLGVNELPLFDSEDDAFSMSSKDLCMIEHVPELIRSGVDSFKIEGRMKSVHYVATVVNAYRQAIDSYFADPKRYELKQEWREEIYKAANRPLNTGFFFDEPGHEDHIFGPEDKAIGYDFTGLVMEYDEASGEAVIQQRNHFKPGQEVEFFGPNGTFFKQKVGEIRDMDGNVLDAARHPLQQIRMKVLQPVQPFDMMRKKTGKM; from the coding sequence ATGGCTACGTTAACGAAAGAAGAGCTGCTCGGCAAGCGGGTGCGGCTGGAAAAACCCGAGCTGCTTGCGCCTGCAGGCAGCCTGGAAAAGCTGAAGTTCGCCGTTCACTACGGCGCGGATGCGGTGTACATCGGCGGGCAGCAGTACGGCTTGCGCTCGAATGCGGATAATTTTTCGTTCGAGGAGATGCGCGAAGGGGTGGAATTCGCCGCGAAATACGGCGCCAAAGTTTTTGTGGCTACGAATATATACGCCCATAACGAGGATCTAGCCGGGCTGGAAGATTATTTGCGGGGCATTCAGGATGCCGGCGTGGCGGCCATTATCGTCGCCGACCCGGCTATCATCGAAACGTGCAAGCGGGTGGCTCCGAAGCTGGAAATACACCTTAGCACGCAGCAGTCGACGATGAACTGGCAGGCCGTGCAGTTTTGGAAAAACGAAGGTGTCGACCGCGTCGTTTTGGCCCGTGAGGCGAGCATGCAGGAAATTAACGAGATCAAAAAAAATGTCGACATCGAAATCGAGGTGTTCGTCCACGGCGCGATGTGCAGCTCGTATTCGGGCCGCTGCGTCTTGTCCAACCATTTTACGGACCGGGACTCGAACCGCGGCGGCTGCTGCCAGTCGTGCCGCTGGAAATACGATCTGTTCACAAGCGAAGAGGATGCGGTACAGCCGCTCGGCGTGAACGAGCTTCCGCTGTTCGATTCGGAGGACGACGCATTTTCGATGAGCTCCAAGGACTTGTGCATGATCGAGCATGTCCCGGAGCTGATCCGCTCCGGCGTCGACAGCTTTAAAATCGAAGGCCGCATGAAAAGCGTCCATTATGTGGCGACGGTCGTGAACGCATACCGCCAGGCGATCGATTCGTATTTTGCCGATCCAAAGCGGTACGAACTGAAGCAGGAGTGGCGCGAAGAAATTTATAAAGCGGCCAACCGCCCGCTGAATACCGGATTTTTCTTCGATGAGCCGGGCCACGAAGATCACATTTTCGGACCGGAGGACAAAGCTATAGGTTACGATTTCACCGGTCTTGTGATGGAATACGACGAAGCTTCCGGCGAAGCGGTGATCCAGCAGCGCAATCATTTCAAGCCGGGGCAGGAGGTCGAATTTTTCGGACCGAACGGCACCTTTTTCAAGCAAAAGGTCGGAGAAATCCGCGATATGGACGGAAATGTGCTGGATGCGGCGAGGCATCCGCTGCAGCAAATTCGCATGAAGGTGCTGCAGCCCGTACAGCCTTTCGATATGATGCGCAAAAAAACAGGCAAGATGTGA
- a CDS encoding peptidase U32 family protein, translating to MLRYIDAGADAVEVGELRFGMRLPGEMRPDELAEAIPAAHAKGAKVYVLVNNILDNDALGDLPAYLQKLGELGADAIVFGDPAVLVAAKQHAPGVALHWNAEMTSTNYVTANYWASKGASRVVLARELNLEQVLEIGRHAKMDVQVQVHGMTNIYHSKRSLLVNYMEHQGQSRSKEELGQNRKLFLIEEERRDERYPIYEDAGGTHIMSADDICMLESLHELMEGKLDSFKIESLLKTTEYNETVLRSYRRAIDAYCANPEGYEFNEEWLYAIREIQPEGRELSFGFFYKEQVY from the coding sequence CCGATGCGGTCGAAGTCGGAGAGCTCCGTTTCGGCATGAGGCTGCCCGGCGAGATGAGGCCGGACGAGCTCGCCGAAGCGATTCCCGCGGCCCATGCGAAAGGCGCCAAAGTGTACGTGCTCGTCAACAACATACTGGACAACGATGCATTGGGCGATTTGCCCGCTTATTTGCAAAAGCTCGGTGAGCTCGGCGCCGATGCGATCGTGTTCGGCGATCCGGCCGTGCTTGTGGCGGCCAAGCAGCATGCGCCGGGAGTGGCGCTGCATTGGAACGCGGAAATGACGTCGACCAACTATGTGACGGCCAACTATTGGGCATCCAAAGGCGCATCGAGAGTGGTGCTCGCGCGCGAGCTCAACTTGGAGCAGGTGCTTGAAATCGGACGCCATGCGAAGATGGATGTGCAGGTTCAGGTGCACGGAATGACGAATATTTATCATTCCAAGCGATCGCTGCTGGTGAATTATATGGAGCATCAAGGCCAATCCCGCAGCAAGGAGGAGCTCGGTCAAAACCGCAAGCTGTTCCTGATTGAGGAGGAGCGCCGCGACGAACGTTACCCGATCTATGAGGACGCCGGCGGCACGCATATTATGAGCGCTGACGATATTTGCATGCTCGAAAGCCTTCATGAACTGATGGAAGGGAAACTCGACAGCTTCAAGATCGAATCGCTGCTGAAAACGACCGAATATAACGAAACGGTGCTGCGCAGCTACCGCCGGGCGATCGACGCATATTGCGCGAATCCCGAAGGGTATGAATTTAATGAGGAGTGGCTCTATGCCATTCGTGAAATACAACCGGAGGGCCGCGAGCTGAGCTTCGGATTTTTCTATAAAGAACAAGTATATTAA